From Geminicoccus roseus DSM 18922:
ACAAGAGCAAGATGGTGGGTGATGATGGCCGTTAAGATCTTCCCACCTTGCACCAGCAGCTCATGTATCATTCCGGTCTGCCATGGATCGGCTGACATGCATGGCAAGCGCTTCTTCAGCTACATGACGGCTGCAGCCACCCATTATCGCCATGCCCACCTGGTGGTGTGCGACACGTTGGACGTCCACAATATGGCGCCCAGTCCCGATCTGCGGGCGGAGGCGCTCGAAACAGCACGAGCCATGGGTGACCGATGGCTGCGCAAGCACTTCCGTCAGCTGCATGATGCTTTCGAGGGGCGGGTGACCTTGACGCGGTGGGATGACGTGAAGGCGGATCCGACCTTCCAACCCCGCTATGAGGCGGCCTGTGCGCTCTATGAGCGGTCAGAGGCGGTGCGGGCATGGGTGGATGATGTGTGCGGGATGTACGCCCGCTTGGCAGCGCAGCGCCAGATCGGGAGTGGCTTTGTTCCAGACCTGGATCGCCTGTTCCGCCGATCACTAGCCTATATGCTGGAGGAAATTGCTGGGACAGCCGTCTACCATGGCTGGTATCAGAGCCCGGCGGTCTATCCAGGGCCGTATTTTGATGATCCGTATCTGTTCAACCGGGAACAGCCGGGCATCGATCTGAGCGTGCCGGCGCAGTGCGCAGTGATCTTTGCGGACGATTCAGCCAAGGCTGCCTAAAACACCTGTTCCTGGTTCGATCCCGCCGGAGGCGAGAGCATCATGTTCCTCGTCCCGATCATGCCCATCCATCAGCGTAGGCCCGGAGCAGCGGTCAAGACTGGCCGCTTGTCGGCCACCGCTGCAAGCGGCGCGTAGCGGTCTTGAGGGCTGGGAGGACCGTAGCTTCACTGACGGTCAGGGCGGGGAAACCCACTTCAAAACCGCTCCATGCCTGACAGATCGGCGTGAACCTGCTGCGTGATCATGTCCATGGCTTTGACGAATAGCGCGGCTCGGGTGTCCTCATCCTCACAAGCCAAACCCTGGCGTATCAACCGAACAGGCAGCACGGCACCTGCATGAAAAAGGGCCTCAAGCTCTTTGATAGCTTGCTCGACTGCATATCCTTTTTCACGACCCTGCAGATAATCAGCTAGTAGATCACTAACAAACTTTGCCGCTGCCCTTCGGGCATATCGGTCTTTGTCGGGTGTGAAAGCCATTTCGTTATATTGTTTTCCAAAATATGAGAACATTTGAGAACAATGCCGCAAAAATAACTCAAACGTCTACTTGTAAGTTTGATATTCAATCATCCTTGTGCTGAAAATATCCTAGCGGGTGAATTGCCGGCTTTGCCGGCAAGAGGGGCGGCAATGAGCCCCTGCCGCATTTTGCGCGGCCATAAGGAGTCAGCCCTTCAGGGCTGACCGATTCCTTCTCTAGCTCCTTGGAAAGTTATCCACAGCCTGCTCATGTGTGTTAAATATATGTGTTAAATAGGTGTTAAGCACTTATCCACAGCAAGTAAGGCGTTGAAATATAAGGTTTATTCAGGCTCACTTTTCAGAATCGGTGGGTAAAACCCCGAATCTCGGTGGGTAAAACCCCGAATCACGGTGGGTAAAACCCCGAATCTCGGCTTCTGGTGGGTAAAACCCCGAATTTTGCGTTCGTGAGCCTCGATGGCAGCGGCTGTCTCATCCCTTGTTGCACTCTAGTGGGTGAAACCCCGAACTTTTACCCACCGCATCAGCTTAAAAGTTAGCGGTGGGTAAAACCCCGAAGTGCGTTGACAGGGTGGGCAAAACCCCGAACTGTTCCTTCATGGAAACAGATATTCCCCTCGCCCGCTCTCTTCTCATTCCAGAGCGTCATCCACAGCATGACCTGTTCATCTGTGATGTAGCCGATGCCGTCATCAAGGATGTGATGGCACAAATGGAGCATCCTTTCTACTCCTTGTCAAAGAAGCCTGAAACAACCGTTCGCCGGTATGAGCATAATGGCAATTGGGTAGAGATTACGCCAAGTGTTAAAGGCTTAGCTACGATTTATGATAAGGATATTTTGATTTATTGTATTTCACAGATCATGGCTAAACTTAAGAATGGTGAGGCTGTATCTCAGCAGGTGAGGCTCAGCAGCCGTGAGCTGCTCATGTTTACTAACCGAGGAACAGCAGGCAAAGATTATCAGGCCCTTGTGGAAGCGCTTGATCGACTGGAAGGGACGCGCATCCGAACCAATGTCGTGACGGGCAGTGAAGAGCAGATCAACGGCTTTGGTTTGATCGAGGCTTCGGCCATCCGGCGCAAGCACGGTCTTGATGGCCGCCTGCTATGGTGTGAGGTGAAGCTTTCTGATTGGGTCTTTAACGCGATCCGCGCTCAGGAAGTGCTGACGCTGCATCGTGACTATTTTCGCTTACGCAAGCCAATCGAGCGACGTGTATATGAGATTGCGCGCAAGCATTGTGGGCAGCAGGATCAGTGGAAAATTTCACTTCCCCTACTTCTTAAGAAATCTGGATCAAAATCTACAGAGAAGGAATTCCGCCGGGCGATCCGTGATCTTGCTCAGCACGACCATCTGCCGGATTATCATGTTGTGTTTGATCCGGCGGAAGACATGGTTATCTTTCAAAACCGCGGGAGCATGAAGCCCCCTGCCCCCGAGGTCGAAGCTTGGGAGGGCGCGCTTGATCCTGAGATATTCCAGGACGTGCGCAGTGTCGCGCCAGGTTGGGACCCATACCATCTGGAGCGGGAATGGCGGATCTGGCTTGGCGAGAACGAAATCATCCCGAAGAGCCCGGAGCGCCATTTCATCAAGTTCTGCAAGAGCTGGTTCGAGAAGCGCGGCAAACCATAAGCTAAGTGCATGACAGCATGATTGCATGCAAAGATGCAAGCATGATTGCCTTGTATCAGCGAATCATGCTATGAGTCATGAAAACCCAGTTTTGGGCGGAGTGTTTTCATGACCTACATAATCGGAATGGTATCGCAGAAAGGCGGCGTCGGAAAATCGACGCTAGCGCGCATGATGGCGCGGGAGTTCGCTGAGGGCGGCATGAGCGTTAAGATTGCCGACCTCGATACACAACAGCAGACCTGTACCCATTGGGCGGGCCGCCGGGCAGAGAGTGGCATCCAGCCAGAGATCCAGGTCCAAAGCTTCGCTTCGGTAAAATCTGCTGTCGATGATGCCGGCCGATTCGACGCTTACGTGATCGATGGCAAGCCGAATGCATCGGACCAGACGATCGAGATCGCGCGTGTTTCAGATCTGGTGATCATTCCAACCGGCCAGACGGTTGATGACCTGCATCCAGGTGTCGTGCTCGCTCATACGCTGATCAAGAAGGGGATTCCGATACACCGGATTGCCTTTGCCATGTTCAAGACGACGGGCAGCGAGCGCGAGAACAATGCGGCCAGACAATATCTCAAGCAGGCGGGCTATCAGGTCCTGAATGGTGAGGTGCCTGTCTCGACTGGTTTTGGCACGGCGTCCGATCAGGGCAGGGCCATCACCGAGACATCGTTTCGCTCTTTGAACGAAAAGGCGGCTGCGCTCGGACAAAGCGTCGTCGATCTGATCGCCGAGCTTGCTGAAAGGAAGGTCGCCTGATGGCTACGAATCTCGCTAAGCTTAAAGGTAAGGGCACGCCGCCGCCGGCGGATGTGACGCCGGATATCGTTGCCGAGAACCCGCGTGGTGCCGATGCATCTATGCGTCCAATTCAGTTTCGGGTCTCAGAGTCGGTTTTCCAGGAGTTCAGCGAGCAGGCAGGCAGGGAGTTCGGCTTCAACAAGGGCGCAAAATCGCAACTTTTCCTGAAGCTTTGGACAGCCTACAAAACCGCCCACAAGTAAGCATGTTTGCATGCAAACATGCTTACTACTTTACCATTTTAGCTGCTATATGGCATCGGGGAAGACAAGCCCGCTTTGGCGGCTTCAACACTTCAAAGCGCGAGAATGAATCGCCTTGCGCAGCAGAGATGCTGAACGCACCGACCTTGGGGGCAGGTCCTGGACAAGCTCCCGAGGCTATCATGTTTGCATGCAAACATGATAGCATGCAAACATTCTTTCATCTTTCCAGCCCGCGATCCTTGAGCCTTTGGGACGAGGCGCGGGCTCGTTGCGCCCGTGCCAGCAGGGCCTGCTGATAGATGTCAGGCTTTTCTTCACGGGCCTGTTGCCATGCCTGCCGGCGCTCGACATTCCGACGCCGCCAAGCCTTTTGCATTTCAGCCCGTTCGATACCCTGCTCCTCTTTCAGTTTGCGGCACGATTCCAGATAGACGACACGGGCTTCGTCCACCTGCTTT
This genomic window contains:
- a CDS encoding ParA family protein; translated protein: MTYIIGMVSQKGGVGKSTLARMMAREFAEGGMSVKIADLDTQQQTCTHWAGRRAESGIQPEIQVQSFASVKSAVDDAGRFDAYVIDGKPNASDQTIEIARVSDLVIIPTGQTVDDLHPGVVLAHTLIKKGIPIHRIAFAMFKTTGSERENNAARQYLKQAGYQVLNGEVPVSTGFGTASDQGRAITETSFRSLNEKAAALGQSVVDLIAELAERKVA
- a CDS encoding replication initiator protein A is translated as METDIPLARSLLIPERHPQHDLFICDVADAVIKDVMAQMEHPFYSLSKKPETTVRRYEHNGNWVEITPSVKGLATIYDKDILIYCISQIMAKLKNGEAVSQQVRLSSRELLMFTNRGTAGKDYQALVEALDRLEGTRIRTNVVTGSEEQINGFGLIEASAIRRKHGLDGRLLWCEVKLSDWVFNAIRAQEVLTLHRDYFRLRKPIERRVYEIARKHCGQQDQWKISLPLLLKKSGSKSTEKEFRRAIRDLAQHDHLPDYHVVFDPAEDMVIFQNRGSMKPPAPEVEAWEGALDPEIFQDVRSVAPGWDPYHLEREWRIWLGENEIIPKSPERHFIKFCKSWFEKRGKP